GCGCGAGCGATTCGAACTCGTCGACGTTGATGCCGATCGGGAATGCGCCGGCCGACAGCGTGCGGCCGAACGCGCGCAGGCGGCCGTCGGGTAGCCGTGCAGCGCCGGCTTCCGCTTCGACGTAATGCTCGAAGTGGAGCAGATCCGACTCGGTCTGGAAGCCGACGAGATCGTAGGCGAACAGCGAACGCATCAGCCATTCGTGTTCCGGGATCGCGGCCATGATCGGCGGCGGCGGCATCGGGATGTGCAGGAAGAAGCCGATCGGATTCGTGCAGCCCATCGCGCGCAACTCGGCGGCGAGCGGAATCAGCTGGTAGTCGTGGACCCAGATGGTGTCGTCGGGCCGCAGCAGCGTGCGCAGCTTGCGCGCGAACAGCTGGTTGACGCGCCGGTAGCCGTCGGCGAAGCGGCGGTCGAACTGCGCGAGATCGAGCCGGTAGTGAAACACCGGCCACAGCACGTTGTTCGAATAACCGAGGTAGTACGCGTCGTAATCCTGCGGGTCGAGATCGATCGTCGCGAGCTGGATGCCGCCGACGTTCTGGATCTGCACCTCGTCGCCATGCGTAGGTTGATCGTCGCCGCCGCGCAGCCTCCCGCTCCAGCCGAACCAGACACCGCCGGATTCCTGCAGGCTGTCTTTCACGGCGACGGCGAGCCCGCCGGCCGCGGCTTTACGAGGATCTGCAATGCGATTGGATACGACGACGAGTCGGCTCACCAGCTCTCCTGACGATTGTTGGGGGAAAGGTTCGTGCGGCCGTGGCGCGAGAAGCAGACGCCGCCATCGATACGCAGTGTGCGCAGCGATGGGGCCGCAATGCGATCGGACGGGAGTCAGGGCACGCGATTCGCCGTCCGAACGGGGAGTGCTTTTTTAAGCATACTCGTCATTCGTGCGTTTTAAAAGTCTGCATCGGCGAGCGGTGCGCGTGCGCATGCAGCGCGATCTCCATGTCGCCGGTGTGGCAACGCGCGATACACGGGCGGGATCGAAACTTGCGCGACGCTGTAGACGCAGCGTGCGCCATGCGATGCGGAAGCGGGCGTATCACGTGCGATCGTGCGTGACGATGTGCAGATCGCGACGCGCGCACGAAGCCTCTCACCGGTCGGTAGAAACGACCGTCGATACGGCGGCTGCGCCGATGCGCGAGCTACACCGAGCTACACGTATGCGTGCCGCGAGCGCGCGACGCGAATCGGCGAGGCACGATGTCGTGCATGCGAACCTGCCGCGCCGGACGGTGACGATGCGCAGCCGCACCGCGTGCCGCGTGCGGCCGCGCTTCGCGCGGTGCGCGCACGCGTGACGCAGGCAGTACGGCGGAACAGCGTGCGCATCGTCGCCTCCTTGCGGTATCGGTTACGCAGTGGCCGGTTGCCAGTGATGCGCGACGGGCTCTTGCGCGTATGCGCCCGGCGACGTCACGTGCGTGCCGGACGGCATCCGGAATGCGGCAACCGTTTCGGACAGCTCGCGGCCCTGCGCCTCGAGCGACTTCGATGCGGCCGCGGCCTGCTCGACGAGCGCCGCGTTCTGCTGCGTCGTCTCGTCCATCTGCGTGATCGTCAGGTTCACCTGGTCGATGCCGCGGCTCTGCTCGGCCGATGCGGCCGCGATCTCGCCCATGATGTCCGTCACGCGCGCTACGGCCTGCGTGACGTCCGACATCGTCTTGCCGGCTTCGCCCGCGAGTTCGGACCCGTCGCGGATCGTCTGCACCGACGCGGAGATCAGTTCCTTGATCTCCTTCGCGGCCGTCGACGAACGTTGCGCGAGACTGCGCACCTCGCTCGCGACCACCGCGAAACCGCGACCCTGTTCGCCGGCACGTGCCGCTTCGACGGCCGCGTTCAGCGCGAGGATGTTGGTCTGGAATGCGATGCCTTCGATGATGCCGGTGATGTCGGCGATCTTCGACGAGCTGTGGCCGATCTCCGTCATCGTGTCGACCACGCGGCCGACCACCGAGCTGCCGCGCTGTGCGACGTCCGATGCGTTCGCGGCGAGCGAGCTGGCCTGTTGCGCGTTCTCCGCGTTCAATCGCACCGTCGACGTGAATTCCTCCATCGTCGCGGCGGTTTCCTGCAGCGACGCGGCCTGTTCTTCGGTGCGCTGGCTCAGGTCGAGGTTGCCCGACGCGATCTCGCCGACCGCGTGCGCGATGCTGTTCGACGAATCGCGCACGCGGCCGACGATGCCGATCAGCCGCTCGTTCATCGTTCGCAATGCGTCGAGCAGATCGCGCGTCTCGTCGTTGCCGCTCACGTCGATGCGGCTGCCGAGATCGCCGTTCGCGACCGTGCGTGCGACGTCAACAGCCGAGCCGATCGGCACCGTGATCTTGCGCGTCAGCCACAGGCCGCCGCATGCCGCGACTGCGACTGCGATCAGGCAGATGCCGGCCAGCAGGTTGCGCTCCATCGCATAGCGATCCGCGAATTGCTGCGCGATCGCGAGTTCGCGCTCATGCGTATAGGTCGCGTATGCGTCGGTGGCGCGTACCAGTTGCGCGAGCAGTGGGCGGCAGTTGTCGTCGATGTCGGCGGTCGCCTCGTCCTTCTTGCCGGCCTGCGCGAGGCCGACGATGCGCAGCGCGACGGGCCCGTAGCTGCCTTCGATGCGCACAATGTCGCCCACCAGTTCGCGCGCGCGATCGGAGGTATCGGTCGCGTTCGCCATCATGTCCTTGAGCTTCGCGAGATGGTCCTGCACGTCCTTGTGCGCCTGGTTCACCTCGGCCAGTTCGAGCTCGAGGTCGGACGGTTTGGTCACGAGTACGAGGTTGCGCGCGGCGATCGCGCGCCGGTCGACCGCGGTGCGGATTTGCGCGGAAAGGGTCGCCCGCGCATTGATGCCGTTCATGTAGCGGGAAAACTCGGCGTTCGTATCGGATAGCGCCTTGAGTGCCATGCCCGACACGATCACGACGACCGCGGCGAGCAGGCCGAAGCCGCCAAGGAGTTTTGTTTTGATGCTCATTCTGGCGATTTTCACAGTGTGCCTCTGTGCGTGTGGTTAGCGAATTGAAATTATTGTTCGACCAGATACGGGCTCGTGCCGGCATTAACGGGTATACCGGATGATTCTTTACCCGTTGAAAACCCTGATATTAGTTTTTTTAGCACTGAAAACCTTACCAGGCGGGCGTTCTTGATTTCGATCAAAACCCGCCAGCGCGCCCGTGATTCAAAGGTTTATACGTGGAATTTGAAACCGGTTTTATTGGGCGAAACAAAAAATGTCTGTTTGCTAATAATCGTCTGATGAATTTGATTCGATTTATGGATGAATAAAAGGATTTTTGTTGGACGCTAATTGGGGAGGGAACCGAGTGGCGGCATCGGCGTGTGCCGCGCGATTGGCGGTAATGGCCTATAAACGGATATTCGCGGCGGAGTGGGGGCGCCGGAAAGCGGCCCGCGGCGGGCGCCGCGGACCGTGAGAGGGTCAGAACGTGGTGCGCAACCCGGCCATCACGCTGCGGCCGCCTTCCGGTGCGAAGCCGCGCACGACCGAGGTCGAGTAGCGGATCTCCTGGTTCGTCAGGTTGTCGCCGCGCAGGTACGCGAGCCAGTGCGTCGGGCCGACGCGGAACTTGTAGGTGAGCATCACGCCGAGCGACGTGTAGCCATCCGTCGAGAAGTCGTTGTCGGGCACGCGATGCTGCGACCACGCATGCGTGACTTGCGCGCGCGCGCCGAACGGGCCGTAGCCGTAGTCGGCTGCGAGCGTCGCGCGCAGCGGCGCGATGCGCGGCAGCGGCTGGCCCGTGTCGACGTTGCGCGCATGCGTGTAGTCGGCCGTCAGCTCCAGGTCGACCGTATGGCCGCGCCGCGCGAACGCGCGCCACTTGCCGTCCAGCTCGATGCCGTAGAACTCGGCGCGCACGCCACGGTAGATCGCCTCGTTGAGCGAGCCGTCGGTACCGGGCGCGACCGGTTCGCCGTCGTCGTCCACGACGCGGCCCGTGTTGTACTCGGTCAGGTAGTTGGAGAAGCGGTTGTAGAACACGCCGACGCTGCCGCGATTCGGGCCGCTCGCGTAGCGCAGCGACAGGTCGGTCGACACGGCCTTTTCCTTCGACGCGTTCGGGTTGCCGATCAGGAACTGGCCGGTCGCATCGTGCGGGCCGTTCGAATACAGCTCGTAGAAGGTCGGCGCGCGTTCGGTGTACGCGACGTTGGCTGCCACCGACCACACGGGTGTCAGCGAGAACAGCGCGCCGGCCGACAGGCTGCCCGCGTTGAATTCGCGCGGCTGCGCCCCTGCGAATTTCTCGACGCCGGCGGGATCGGGATCGACCTTCACGTGCTCGAAACGGCCGCCGAGGCTCAGCTTGAGCGCCGGGACCACCTGCCATTCCTCGAGGCCGAACAGCGCGACGCTGTTCGTGCGCGTGGACGGCACGAGCATCTCGTCACCCAGCGCGGAGAACGTGTTCTGGCCGAACTGCACGCCGATCGCGCCTTCGAACGGGCCGATCTTGCGATGCGTTGCCTCGATGCGCGCCTCGTAGCCGCGATTGCGGAAGGTGGTCGCGGTCTCGCCGTTGTCGACTTCCTTGTGGCGGTAGTCGGTGTATGCGAAGTCGAATTTCAGCTTCGTGAACGGGCCGCTCAGGTTGCGCATCTCGGACGCGAGTGCAAGGCGTTCCTGGCGCATCCGCAGCCGCACGTCGCTTTCCGCGACGGAGCCGTAGTTCGATTCGTAGCCGCTGTAGGACAGGCCCGCGAAGCCGTCCGCCCACGTGTACGACGCGCCGACCGCGCCACCGTGCACGCGGCCGTCGCTGTTCGGTACGTTGCCGTACGGCTGCGGCGTGTCGGGGCCGTCGATCGCGCGTTGTGCGCTGCTGCGCGCGTAGCCGGGAATTCGCAGCTTGCTCGTTTCGCGGTCGAACGCGTCGACGTGGAACGCGAAGCGGCCGTTGCCGCCTTCGACCTGCGCGGCGCCCGCGCGTACCGAGTTCGCGCCGCCGTAGCGCGCGTCGAGCGCCCCCGTCACGCCCTGGATCGCTTCGCGCGGGATCCGGTTGTCGATCGTGTTGACGACGCCGCCTACCGCGTTGCCGCCGTACAGCAGCGCAGCCGGGCCGCGCACGATCTCGACGCGTTCGATCGACAGCGGGTCCTGCGGCACCGCGTGGTCGTACGACAGCGACGACGCATCGTAGGCCGCGACGCCGTTCTGCAGCAGCCGGATCCGGTCGCCATCCATCCCGCGGATGATCGGGCGGCCGACCATCGGCCCGTAGGTGGTGGTCGACACACCGGGCAGCCCGTTCAGCGTTTCGCCGAGCGAATCGGCCTGGCGGCGCGTCAGCGCATCGCCAGAAAGCTGGACGGTCGGCGCGATCAGTTCGCTGTCGCCGAGCGGGTTCGCGGTCACGAAGATCGGGGCGAGCGCAGTGGTCGGCGGCGTGCCGGACACGGCGGGTGGTTCGGTCTGTGCGTGCGCGACGGCGGCGAACAGGATCAGCGAAAGGGACGAGAGCGGGCGAAGCGGTAGACGAGGGAGGTCGCGCATGGTCGGTGAATCGGTTGGAATCGGATCGGATAACGAGCGATGCGAGTCACGGCTGGATACGATATATTGTTGCGTCAGCGACGCGCAGTGACCCGTTGGAACATGGCTCGGCGAGGCTCGGCCACCCAAAGTGGAACGGCGTCGGGCGGACGAGCACGCGAAATGATATGTTATATCATTTCAAATTCCAAGCCGAATGGCAGGTCGTCGCAAGGTTTCCGTCGGATCGGCGAAAAGGCGACTGGAGCGGCGAGCCGATCGCGGGAAAGGCGGGCCGTGGGTTCGTCCGGTGCACGGAACGAGCGGTGACGTCGAAGCGCCAGTGCGACGGGAGTGTGATAGATTTCCGGCGCGGCCAATGTGCCGCGAACGTTCTCGGGGCGGGGTGAAATTCCCCACCGGCGGTAATCGCGCGATTGCGCGTAGCCCGCGAGCGCTTGCCGGCACGCATGTGCCCGGCAAGGTCAGCAGACCCGGTTGGATTCCGGGGCCGACGGTCAAAGTCCGGATGAGAGAGAGCGGGGTTCGTTGCGTACGCAAGGTACGCGGCTTGTCCCTGTGCGCCCATTCAACTCACACAGGACCTATCGATGACCCAACTTGCTTCCCCCTCCCGCACTGCCGCTCCGCGTATCGCCTTTGTCCAGTCGTGCTGGCACAAGGAGATCGTCGACCAGTGCCGAAACGCGTTCGTCGACGGACTCGTCAATGCGAACCTGAGCCAGGCGGATTGCGATTTCTTCGAAGTGGCAGGCGCTTTCGAAATTCCGCTGCATGCCAAACTGCTCGCGAAAACCGGCAAATATGCGGCCATCGCGTGCGCCGGCCTGGTCGTCGATGGCGGTATCTATCGCCACGACTTCGTCGCGCAAGCGGTGATTTCCGGTCTCATGCAGGTGCAGCTCGAAACCGATGTGGTGGTGCTGTCGGCGGTGCTGACGCCGCATCATTTCCACGGGTCGGCCGAGCATGTCGGATTCTTCCACGAGCACTTTCTCGTGAAGGGCGCGGAACTCGCGCACGCGTGCGTCGATACGATCGGCAAGGTCGCGGCGCTGAAGGCGGGATCCGTGGCCGCTGCGCTGCCGCAGGCTGCCTGAGCCTGACCGGGTACGTGCCGCTGCGTCGTTTGCGCCGCGGCACGTGAGATCACGCGTACGGCGTGACTCGGAAGGCGGTGACGACACGGCGTCTTCGCCGCCGCTCAGCGTTCCACCGGAAACCGCTCCTGCAGCGCATGCAGCCAGCGCGCGACGACATCGAGTTCGTCGTCGGAAAACCCGTCGCACAGCTTGCCGTTGAGTTCGCGCAACAGCACGCGCGCACGCTTGAGTGCCGCGTGGCCTTCGTCGGTCAGGTATAACCGTGTCGCGCGGCCGTCGTCCGAATCGGCATGACGCGTGATCAGGCCGGCTTTCGCCATCCGGTCGGCGAGCCCCGTCATCGCGGACGGCGCAAGCTGCAGCGCGGCGCCGACTTCGCCGATCAGTGCGCCATCCTGTTTCGCGAGGCAGAACAGCACGCCGGCCTGCGCGGCGCTCGCACGCGTCTCGGTCTCCGCCTTGCGGTCGATCCAGCGCTGCACGCGCCGCTGGCCGATGTTCAACATGAAAAACAGTCGTCGGTCTTCGCTCAAGCTGGGTTCCCGGCTGCAATGGAAAGGGAAGGACGGCCCGCGGCTCGCGGCGTGTCGAGTGCCTGCGCGAGCCAGTCGGCCACGTCGGGCCACAGCACGGTGCCGGGGCGGCTGCGGAAGAAGCCCATGTGCCCGACCGGGCCGCTGCCCGCCGTGTGCGGATCGATCTGGCGGCGTTCGACCGCCGCGCGGGTCAGATAGCTTACCAGCAGCCCGATCGCAGTCGGGTTCGCCCACGGGTCGTCGTCGAAGCCGAGCGCGAGGATCGGCAACTGCTGTTTCGCGTAACGCTCGGCCGCGCCGAGTGTCGGATCGTCGAAGAAATAGTGCGGCAGCGTCGTCCAGCGGCTCCATTCGCGGAACACGCCGGCCGGCATGTCCTCGCCGAGCCCGAGCCGCTTGCCGGGCACATAGCCGAGCAGCGCCGACATCAGCGGGCCGAGCACGCGCAGGATCAGCCGCACCTTCAGGCGTTCGGCTGCCTGCGTGATCAGCCGTGTGCTGCCCGCATGCGCGGCGATGAGCACCGCCGCGCGCAGGTGCGGCGTCGCGGCCGACAGCCCGATCGCATGCCCGCCGACGCTGTGCCCGACCGCCAGCAGCGGCAATCCTTCGTACGCCTGCCGCGCCCACGCGGTCGCGCCGCCCACGTCGAGTTCCATCCAGTCGCGCATGCGGGCCTTCAGCGCGCCCAGGCGCGCGGGGCGAGATGCACCGATCCCGCGATAGTTGTAGGTAAGCGCTGCGAAGCCGCGTTCGGTCAGGAAGCGCGCGAAGCCCGCATACAACCGCTCCGGCACGGCCGTTGCCGGATGGATCAGCACCAGCGCGCGCGGCTCGGCGTCCGGCGACCACAGTGTGCCGCGCAGCGCGTAGCCGTCTGCGGCGGAAAACTCGATGGGTTGGGAGGTCATGGCCATCCTCGTCCGGGTAGTTATTTCGTATGCGAAATATAGTCCGTGATTTATTTCGCGCACGAAATATCTGTCGAGGATTCATTCGAACCGGGTTTCCATGAGCGCGACGGGCGGCATCCGGCGCTGCCGGTCAATTCATAAAATATTTGCATCTTTGCATAGAAGAATATTGCGTTTGTTTCATGATCCAGATCGACGTATCGTCACCGGTTCCATCCGTTCCGCCGGCCGCCCTGCACGGCGGACCACCGGGCGCCGCCGTCGTGCGGCCGCCCGCCAACCCTCCGGGAGATCACGTTGCTGAGCCGAATCGTCACGGCATTCTTGCTGGCGCTTGCCGCGCAGCCGGGCATTGCCAAGGACACCGTCACGCTGCGCGTCGGTGAACAGAATTACTTCAACATCCAGGCGTCGATGGAGGCGTCCGGCGTGCTGAAGGACCTGCCTTACACGATCGAGTGGAAGCATTTCCAGGCCGCTGCGCCCGTTGCCGAGTCGCTGAACGGCAACGCAATCGACGTCGGCTTTCTCGGCGATTCCGCGCTGCTCACGCTGGCCGCGCGCGGCGCGCCGGTGAAGGTGGTTGCCGTGTCGCGGCAGAGCCTCGACGGCGTCGCGATTCTCGTGCCGAAGGATTCGCCGGTGCGCACCGTGGCCGACCTGCAGGGCAAGACCATCGCCGTATGGCGCGGCGCGTGGAGCCAACAGCTCGTGCTGCGCGCGCTCGAACATGCGGGCTTGCGCGCGGACTCGGTCAAGTACGCGTACCTGATGCCGATCGATGCGACCAACGCGTTCGCGAACGGCTCGGTCGACGCGGTGTCGCTGTGGGAGCCGTTCGTCAGCACGCTCGCGTTGCGGCAGGGTGCGCGGCCCGTGACGACCGCGCAGGGGCTGATGCCGGCGCTGAGCTTCGTTGCCGCGAACGAGCAGGCCGCCTCCGGCAAGCGCGCCGAGATCACCGATTTCCTGCGACGCGTGGTGGCCGCGCGCCAGTGGGTCGACAGCCATCCGCGCGAGTACGCGGACCTGTGGGCGAAGCGCGCGAAGCTCGAACCCGACGTCGCGTATCGCTGGCTCAACAACGCGAAGCAGCGCGTCGGCCCGGTCGACGAGACGGCCGCGAAGGATGCGCAGAACACGGCCGACTTCCTGCACAAGGCCGGGGTGATTCCGGCGGCGTACGACACGTCGAAGCTGCTCGACCGCTCGTATGCGGGCGCGTTCGCGGCGCCTGCGCAGAAGACGGCCGCCGCGCAGTAAGCGGGCCGTCCTCGACACGATTTCCGATCGACAACCACAAGGACACCCCGACATGCCTGTCGACATCATCGGCATGATCACCGCGACACCCGGCGCGGAGGTCGACGTACCGGGCGGCGCAGCCGTCCAGCCCGACTATGTGCGCCGCTTCGCGCAGGCGCACGAGGCGGCCGGCTTCGACCAGATCCTGGTCGGCCATTTCAGCAATGCGGCGGACGGCTTCATCGTCGCGTCGTTCGCGGCCGCCGCGACCGAACGCATCCGCATCCTGCTCGCGCACCGGCCGGGCGTGATCGTGCCGTCGGCCGCCGCACGGCAGATCGCGACGCTCGACGTTTTCAGCGGCGGCCGGCTCGCGCTGAACGTCGTGTCGGGCGGCGACGATGCGGACCTGCAGCGCGACGGCGATTTTGTGCCGCACGATGCGCGCTACCGTCGCACCGGCGAATATCTCGACGTGCTGAAGCGGATCTGGCAGGCCGACGCGCCGGTCGACCACGACGGCGCGTTCTACCGGCTGCGCGGCGCGTCGCCGCTCGTGAAGGGCGCGCAGCGGCCGCATGTGCCGATCTATTTCGGCGGCTCGTCGCCGGCCGCACTGGCGGTAGCGGGCGAGCATGCGGACGTCTACATGACGTGGGGCGAGCCGCTTGAGTCGGTGCGCGAGCAGGTCGCGCGGGTGCGGGCTGCCGCCGCGCCGTTCGGGCGGGCGCCGCGCATCAGCGTGTCGTTCCGGCCGATCGTTGCCGACACCGAGGCGGCTGCATGGGAGAAGGCCGAGGCGATTCGCGAACGCGTGCGCGCGGCGCGGCTCGCGAACGGCCAGCCGATCGCCGGCCATGCGCCGCAGAACGCGGGCTCGCAACGGTTGATGGCCGCCGCCGCGCAGGGCGACGTGCTCGACGAGCGGCTGTGGATGGGCGTTGCGAACCTGACCGGCGCGCGCTGGAATTCGACCGCGCTGGTCGGCACGCCCGAACAGGTCGCGCGGGCGCTCGGTGCGTATTACCGCCTCGGCGTGTCGACGTTCCTGATTCGCGGGTTCGATCCGGTGGACGATGCGCTCGATTACGGGCGCGACCTGATTCCGGCGATTCATGCGCAGGTCGCGGAACTCGACCGGTATCACGCGGCGGTGTCGGCGTAGGCGCCGCGTTAGATCCAATGATGCTGTTTCGACGCGCCCCGGCATTGCCATCATGGAATGCCGGGGCGATGTCATGTCGGGCATCGTCCCGTCGACGCGCTCAGAACGACGGCAACCCCGGCGGATTGGTCTCCGCATGCGCGATCGCCTCGCTCTGCAAACCCCAGCGCGCGAGCGCCTGCCCATAGCGGCCACTCCCGATCAGCGCGTTCGTCGCGAGCGTCAGCGCGGGCGCGAGCCCGCTGCCGCGCCGCGTCGCGATCGCCACGTCGGCATTGGCCGGCCAGCCCGCATTGACGACGCCGACGAGGCGGATCTTGCCCGTGCGCGCGGCCTCGTACGCGAGCGACGCATTCGGGTTCAACTCCGCATCGGCGCGGCCCGACAGCAGCGCGACGCGCGACGCCGCATCGTCGTCGAAATAGAGCAGCTCGGCCGGCTTCAGCCCCTGCGCCACGTTGCGCTTGTTCCACTCGAGCAGGATGCGCTCCTGGCTCGTCCCCGCGCCGGTGATGATGCGCAGGCCGGCGATGTCCTTCGGCCCGGCGATCTTCGCGATCGGGCTGCCGGTGCGCACGTAGAAGCCGTGCAGCCCGAGCCGATAGGTCGTGAAATCGTATTTTTCCTTGCGCTTCTCGGTCACGCCGACGTTCGAGATCACCGCGTCGTACTTGCCGGACGTCAGCCCGAGCGGCCAGTCGGCCCACGCGATCGGCAGCAGCACGAGCGTGCGGCCGAGTGCGTCGGCGACGAGCTGCGCATAGTCGGGATCGGCGCCGACCACGGTGCGCGCGTCGGTCGCGTAGGTCGACACGGGCGGCGCGTGTGGTGAGATTGCGACCGTGAACGCGCCGTCGCGTACCCAGCGATAGCCCGCTGCCTCATGAACGGCTGCGTCATCGCGTGTGGCGCGAATGCGGCCAGCCTGGCGCGGATCGAGGTCCGCGGTCGCGGCGGCTGCATGTGCCGCGCGCCATGCAAGGGTGCCCGCTGCCGCGACCATCGCGGTGGTCATGAACCGGCGTCGGTCGTTCATCGTGCCGCACCTCGCAGGTCGGGAACTGCGCGCATCACAGCACCCTCGACAGGAACGCGCGCGTCCGCGGATGCGACGGCGCATCCAGCACGACGGCCGGCGCCCCGGCTTCGACGATGCGCCCGCGCTCCATGAACAGCACGTTGTCGGCGACTTCGCGCGCGAAGCCGATCTCGTGCGTGACGATCACGAGCGTCGTGCCCGAACGCGCGAGTTCCTTGATCACGTCGAGCACCTCGTTGACGAGCTCGGGATCGAGCGCCGACGTCGGCTCGTCGAACAGCAGCACCTTCGGGCGCAGCGCGAGCGCCCGCGCGATCGCGACGCGCTGTTGCTGGCCGCCGGACAACTGGCGCGGGTATGCATCGGCTTTATCCGCGAGACCGACACGTACGAGCAGCGTGCGGGCGATACGCTCGGCGGCGTCGCGCGTGATGCCGCCCACGACGACCGGCGCCTCGACCAGGTTCTCGAGCACCGTCAGGTGCGGGAACAGGTTGAAGTTCTGGAACACCATCCCGACGGCCGTGCGCCGCGTCAGCACGTCGCGTTCCTTCAGCTCGTAGAGCACGTCGCCGTCGCGGCGATAGCCGATCAGTTCGCCGTCGATGTCGATGAAGCCGTCGTCGACGCGTTCGAGATGGTTGATTGTGCGCAGCAGCGTCGACTTGCCCGAGCCCGACGGCCCGATGATCGCGGTCACGCTGCCGCGCGGTGCGACGAACGAGACGTTGTCGAGCACGCGTTGCATGCCGAACTGCTTCGATACGCCATGCACGGCCACTTCGCCACCGGCGCGCGGTGCGACGGCGGTCGCGGTGTCGCTATCGCCGTGAGCCTGCGCGACCGATGCGGTGTGACG
This window of the Burkholderia lata genome carries:
- the otsA gene encoding alpha,alpha-trehalose-phosphate synthase (UDP-forming) yields the protein MSRLVVVSNRIADPRKAAAGGLAVAVKDSLQESGGVWFGWSGRLRGGDDQPTHGDEVQIQNVGGIQLATIDLDPQDYDAYYLGYSNNVLWPVFHYRLDLAQFDRRFADGYRRVNQLFARKLRTLLRPDDTIWVHDYQLIPLAAELRAMGCTNPIGFFLHIPMPPPPIMAAIPEHEWLMRSLFAYDLVGFQTESDLLHFEHYVEAEAGAARLPDGRLRAFGRTLSAGAFPIGINVDEFESLARDRDGIDMFERMRDEYSRRQLLVGVDRLDYTKGLPQRVHAFRQLLEQYPENRNRATLIQIAAPSREDLGAYDDLRREMDSLCGAINGDYGELEWMPMRYIHRTVARKRLPGLYRASRVALVTPLRDGMNLVAKEFLAAQDAADPGVLVLSRFAGAAEQLKSALLVNPYDTQGTAQAIQRALAMPLEERRQRHAALMAIVRKTDVHWWRTRFLDALAEAAEVAAATES
- a CDS encoding methyl-accepting chemotaxis protein, which gives rise to MSIKTKLLGGFGLLAAVVVIVSGMALKALSDTNAEFSRYMNGINARATLSAQIRTAVDRRAIAARNLVLVTKPSDLELELAEVNQAHKDVQDHLAKLKDMMANATDTSDRARELVGDIVRIEGSYGPVALRIVGLAQAGKKDEATADIDDNCRPLLAQLVRATDAYATYTHERELAIAQQFADRYAMERNLLAGICLIAVAVAACGGLWLTRKITVPIGSAVDVARTVANGDLGSRIDVSGNDETRDLLDALRTMNERLIGIVGRVRDSSNSIAHAVGEIASGNLDLSQRTEEQAASLQETAATMEEFTSTVRLNAENAQQASSLAANASDVAQRGSSVVGRVVDTMTEIGHSSSKIADITGIIEGIAFQTNILALNAAVEAARAGEQGRGFAVVASEVRSLAQRSSTAAKEIKELISASVQTIRDGSELAGEAGKTMSDVTQAVARVTDIMGEIAAASAEQSRGIDQVNLTITQMDETTQQNAALVEQAAAASKSLEAQGRELSETVAAFRMPSGTHVTSPGAYAQEPVAHHWQPATA
- a CDS encoding TonB-dependent receptor; translated protein: MRDLPRLPLRPLSSLSLILFAAVAHAQTEPPAVSGTPPTTALAPIFVTANPLGDSELIAPTVQLSGDALTRRQADSLGETLNGLPGVSTTTYGPMVGRPIIRGMDGDRIRLLQNGVAAYDASSLSYDHAVPQDPLSIERVEIVRGPAALLYGGNAVGGVVNTIDNRIPREAIQGVTGALDARYGGANSVRAGAAQVEGGNGRFAFHVDAFDRETSKLRIPGYARSSAQRAIDGPDTPQPYGNVPNSDGRVHGGAVGASYTWADGFAGLSYSGYESNYGSVAESDVRLRMRQERLALASEMRNLSGPFTKLKFDFAYTDYRHKEVDNGETATTFRNRGYEARIEATHRKIGPFEGAIGVQFGQNTFSALGDEMLVPSTRTNSVALFGLEEWQVVPALKLSLGGRFEHVKVDPDPAGVEKFAGAQPREFNAGSLSAGALFSLTPVWSVAANVAYTERAPTFYELYSNGPHDATGQFLIGNPNASKEKAVSTDLSLRYASGPNRGSVGVFYNRFSNYLTEYNTGRVVDDDGEPVAPGTDGSLNEAIYRGVRAEFYGIELDGKWRAFARRGHTVDLELTADYTHARNVDTGQPLPRIAPLRATLAADYGYGPFGARAQVTHAWSQHRVPDNDFSTDGYTSLGVMLTYKFRVGPTHWLAYLRGDNLTNQEIRYSTSVVRGFAPEGGRSVMAGLRTTF
- a CDS encoding 6,7-dimethyl-8-ribityllumazine synthase, translated to MTQLASPSRTAAPRIAFVQSCWHKEIVDQCRNAFVDGLVNANLSQADCDFFEVAGAFEIPLHAKLLAKTGKYAAIACAGLVVDGGIYRHDFVAQAVISGLMQVQLETDVVVLSAVLTPHHFHGSAEHVGFFHEHFLVKGAELAHACVDTIGKVAALKAGSVAAALPQAA
- a CDS encoding MarR family winged helix-turn-helix transcriptional regulator, with the translated sequence MSEDRRLFFMLNIGQRRVQRWIDRKAETETRASAAQAGVLFCLAKQDGALIGEVGAALQLAPSAMTGLADRMAKAGLITRHADSDDGRATRLYLTDEGHAALKRARVLLRELNGKLCDGFSDDELDVVARWLHALQERFPVER
- a CDS encoding alpha/beta hydrolase family protein, whose translation is MTSQPIEFSAADGYALRGTLWSPDAEPRALVLIHPATAVPERLYAGFARFLTERGFAALTYNYRGIGASRPARLGALKARMRDWMELDVGGATAWARQAYEGLPLLAVGHSVGGHAIGLSAATPHLRAAVLIAAHAGSTRLITQAAERLKVRLILRVLGPLMSALLGYVPGKRLGLGEDMPAGVFREWSRWTTLPHYFFDDPTLGAAERYAKQQLPILALGFDDDPWANPTAIGLLVSYLTRAAVERRQIDPHTAGSGPVGHMGFFRSRPGTVLWPDVADWLAQALDTPRAAGRPSLSIAAGNPA
- a CDS encoding ABC transporter substrate-binding protein — its product is MLSRIVTAFLLALAAQPGIAKDTVTLRVGEQNYFNIQASMEASGVLKDLPYTIEWKHFQAAAPVAESLNGNAIDVGFLGDSALLTLAARGAPVKVVAVSRQSLDGVAILVPKDSPVRTVADLQGKTIAVWRGAWSQQLVLRALEHAGLRADSVKYAYLMPIDATNAFANGSVDAVSLWEPFVSTLALRQGARPVTTAQGLMPALSFVAANEQAASGKRAEITDFLRRVVAARQWVDSHPREYADLWAKRAKLEPDVAYRWLNNAKQRVGPVDETAAKDAQNTADFLHKAGVIPAAYDTSKLLDRSYAGAFAAPAQKTAAAQ
- a CDS encoding LLM class flavin-dependent oxidoreductase; this translates as MPVDIIGMITATPGAEVDVPGGAAVQPDYVRRFAQAHEAAGFDQILVGHFSNAADGFIVASFAAAATERIRILLAHRPGVIVPSAAARQIATLDVFSGGRLALNVVSGGDDADLQRDGDFVPHDARYRRTGEYLDVLKRIWQADAPVDHDGAFYRLRGASPLVKGAQRPHVPIYFGGSSPAALAVAGEHADVYMTWGEPLESVREQVARVRAAAAPFGRAPRISVSFRPIVADTEAAAWEKAEAIRERVRAARLANGQPIAGHAPQNAGSQRLMAAAAQGDVLDERLWMGVANLTGARWNSTALVGTPEQVARALGAYYRLGVSTFLIRGFDPVDDALDYGRDLIPAIHAQVAELDRYHAAVSA